A stretch of Macadamia integrifolia cultivar HAES 741 chromosome 7, SCU_Mint_v3, whole genome shotgun sequence DNA encodes these proteins:
- the LOC122084680 gene encoding nuclear pore complex protein NUP58 isoform X1 produces MAFIPFSTPQQQQPLQLFQPQAQQQQQQLQQGSPFLQQQQQQQQQQQQQQQQQQLQQQQHYLFTNDKTPATYSTKWADLHPDSQKILLQIEEKIMEYRDESQRLDQCSRLYDSSVSSDGFELDASHLLLELGGISTAMEREKALLQELMAVVKGTMRNTEFAVRSFMILRPRFLHANVGVPSNVIAPAQAPGASAAPNSTSQPMSTSIVPILDFYSGLPRRPSPFLQDTIVRFEKYLSECRQWIEELEQLLLSDANGNSSGLDSSLLQSLPKVLSNVHDFFVHVAAKVESLHQYIESMKMAYLADQRRRGDGNDPFLEADRRETAKQEAAARRVHPTLHLPAITQPSTQGAGLFASSATLGASSAPQLSVGTSLASSGGGFSLTPFSTGTSLSSLFTTPSAAASGSSLFGSSTATPQASVFGSASGSLFASTPSTLFGTGASTFGSATPAGSSVFATPSFASAGPTTGSGASFGTASRSTKPKSRTTRR; encoded by the exons ATGGCGTTCATACCCTTCTCCACGCCTCAGCAACAGCAACCTCTGCAGTTATTCCAACCCCAAGCTcagcaacaacagcagcagctTCAACAAGGTAGCCCATTtcttcagcagcagcagcagcaacaacagcaacagcagcagcaacaacagcaacagcagcTTCAACAGCAGCAGCACTATCTCTTCACCAATGATAAAACTCCGGCGACCTACAGTACCAAATGGGCCGATCTTCATCCTGATTCCCAGAAAATTCTCCTCCAGATAGA GGAGAAGATAATGGAGTACAGAGATGAAAGCCAGAGACTAGATCAGTGTAGCCGCCTGTATGACTCTTCGGTCTCCAGTGACGGATTTGAGCTTGATGCGAGTCATTTATTGCTG GAACTTGGGGGAATAAGCACTGCAATGGAAAGAGAGAAAGCTCTTCTGCAAGAACTGATGGCTGTTGTGAAAGGCACCATGAGAAACACAGAGTTTGCAGTTCGTTCGTTTATGATTCTCCGGCCTAGGTTCCTTCACGCAAATGTGGGAGTTCCTTCAAATGTTATTGCCCCAGCACAAGCTCCAGGAGCTTCGGCAGCTCCAAATTCAACTAGTCAACCAATGTCTACCTCTATAGTACCAATTCTAGATTTCTACAGCGGGCTTCCAAGAAGACCTTCTCCATTTTTGCAGGACACAATTGTCAGATTTGAGAAGTATCTTAGTGAGTGCCGTCAATGGATTGAAGAGTTAGAGCAGCTGCTTCTGTCAGATGCTAATGGGAATTCTTCCGGTTTAGACTCATCTTTATTGCAGTCTCTACCTAAAGTTTTGTCCAATGTGCATGATTTCTTTGTTCATGTGGCTGCCAAG GTGGAGAGCCTTCATCAGTACATTGAGTCGATGAAAATGGCCTATCTTGCTGACCAGCGACGCCGCGGTGATGGGAATGATCCATTTCTTGAGGCTGATCGGCGAGAAACAGCCAAACAAGAAGCTGCTGCTAGGAGAGTTCATCCGACATTGCACTTACCGGCTATTACGCAGCCATCTACTCAAGGTGCAGGTTTATTTGCAAGTTCTGCAACACTTGGGGCATCAAGTGCTCCACAGCTGTCTGTTGGGACCTCATTAGCTTCATCTGGAGGTGGATTCTCACTCACACCATTTTCTACCGGGACATCTTTGTCTTCACTGTTCACCACTCCGTCTGCAGCTGCTTCTGGATCatctctgtttggatcttccaCTGCTACCCCCCAGGCATCAGTTTTTGGGTCTGCATCAGGATCTTTGTTTGCGTCCACCCCAAGTACATTGTTTGGCACTGGTGCTTCAACGTTTGGTTCAGCCACTCCTGCTGGGAGTTCCGTCTTTGCAACACCATCCTTTGCTTCAG CAGGTCCTACAACAGGATCCGGTGCAAGCTTTGGGACTGCATCT AGATCCACAAAGCCAAAATCCCGAACTACACGCCGCTAG
- the LOC122084680 gene encoding nuclear pore complex protein NUP58 isoform X2, whose protein sequence is MAFIPFSTPQQQQPLQLFQPQAQQQQQQLQQGSPFLQQQQQQQQQQQQQQQQQQLQQQQHYLFTNDKTPATYSTKWADLHPDSQKILLQIEEKIMEYRDESQRLDQCSRLYDSSVSSDGFELDASHLLLELGGISTAMEREKALLQELMAVVKGTMRNTEFAVRSFMILRPRFLHANVGVPSNVIAPAQAPGASAAPNSTSQPMSTSIVPILDFYSGLPRRPSPFLQDTIVRFEKYLSECRQWIEELEQLLLSDANGNSSGLDSSLLQSLPKVLSNVHDFFVHVAAKVESLHQYIESMKMAYLADQRRRGDGNDPFLEADRRETAKQEAAARRVHPTLHLPAITQPSTQGAGLFASSATLGASSAPQLSVGTSLASSGGGFSLTPFSTGTSLSSLFTTPSAAASGSSLFGSSTATPQASVFGSASGSLFASTPSTLFGTGASTFGSATPAGSSVFATPSFASGPTTGSGASFGTASRSTKPKSRTTRR, encoded by the exons ATGGCGTTCATACCCTTCTCCACGCCTCAGCAACAGCAACCTCTGCAGTTATTCCAACCCCAAGCTcagcaacaacagcagcagctTCAACAAGGTAGCCCATTtcttcagcagcagcagcagcaacaacagcaacagcagcagcaacaacagcaacagcagcTTCAACAGCAGCAGCACTATCTCTTCACCAATGATAAAACTCCGGCGACCTACAGTACCAAATGGGCCGATCTTCATCCTGATTCCCAGAAAATTCTCCTCCAGATAGA GGAGAAGATAATGGAGTACAGAGATGAAAGCCAGAGACTAGATCAGTGTAGCCGCCTGTATGACTCTTCGGTCTCCAGTGACGGATTTGAGCTTGATGCGAGTCATTTATTGCTG GAACTTGGGGGAATAAGCACTGCAATGGAAAGAGAGAAAGCTCTTCTGCAAGAACTGATGGCTGTTGTGAAAGGCACCATGAGAAACACAGAGTTTGCAGTTCGTTCGTTTATGATTCTCCGGCCTAGGTTCCTTCACGCAAATGTGGGAGTTCCTTCAAATGTTATTGCCCCAGCACAAGCTCCAGGAGCTTCGGCAGCTCCAAATTCAACTAGTCAACCAATGTCTACCTCTATAGTACCAATTCTAGATTTCTACAGCGGGCTTCCAAGAAGACCTTCTCCATTTTTGCAGGACACAATTGTCAGATTTGAGAAGTATCTTAGTGAGTGCCGTCAATGGATTGAAGAGTTAGAGCAGCTGCTTCTGTCAGATGCTAATGGGAATTCTTCCGGTTTAGACTCATCTTTATTGCAGTCTCTACCTAAAGTTTTGTCCAATGTGCATGATTTCTTTGTTCATGTGGCTGCCAAG GTGGAGAGCCTTCATCAGTACATTGAGTCGATGAAAATGGCCTATCTTGCTGACCAGCGACGCCGCGGTGATGGGAATGATCCATTTCTTGAGGCTGATCGGCGAGAAACAGCCAAACAAGAAGCTGCTGCTAGGAGAGTTCATCCGACATTGCACTTACCGGCTATTACGCAGCCATCTACTCAAGGTGCAGGTTTATTTGCAAGTTCTGCAACACTTGGGGCATCAAGTGCTCCACAGCTGTCTGTTGGGACCTCATTAGCTTCATCTGGAGGTGGATTCTCACTCACACCATTTTCTACCGGGACATCTTTGTCTTCACTGTTCACCACTCCGTCTGCAGCTGCTTCTGGATCatctctgtttggatcttccaCTGCTACCCCCCAGGCATCAGTTTTTGGGTCTGCATCAGGATCTTTGTTTGCGTCCACCCCAAGTACATTGTTTGGCACTGGTGCTTCAACGTTTGGTTCAGCCACTCCTGCTGGGAGTTCCGTCTTTGCAACACCATCCTTTGCTTCAG GTCCTACAACAGGATCCGGTGCAAGCTTTGGGACTGCATCT AGATCCACAAAGCCAAAATCCCGAACTACACGCCGCTAG